CGATTATCCCCAGAGACTCACCGTGCTCGACAACGAGAGAGAGATTCTTCAGTGCGGCCACTTCTACTGTCGCCGTGGGCCGTCGCAAGCGACCAGTCCTCGAATTCTTGGTCTCTGACGTCTTCACAAGATCTAGCTTCCTAGATGTTGTTTTATAGACCATACTTATTTGATCAATAACCACCGCAGGTGAATATTCAAGAAATTTAATGTCAGTACTCACGTCCATAGCTTTCTTCAGCTTTCCAAAAATACACGGTCCCAAACGCTAGCATTGCAAAAGACCAAAGAGCCAAAACAGTCCATGAATTCCAAGAGGGAATAGTGTCGTATATCAACGCTCCTCGAGCCATGAATAGAACTTGATAAAGTGGGTTATGTTCCATAACTTTCATCACTATTGGCATATCCGAGAAACGATCGATTGAAAAGAACATGCAAGATAAATACATCCAAGCTCGCATGCCATAAGTCAAAATTTGATTCACATCATTAAATCTAGATGACATGCGGGCCACAATTAGTCCAAAACCAAGATTAAATATGAACTGCAGTGAGATAATTGGTACTATCAATAACCATTTGAGCGTAACACGCTCGTCCGGCGGTAACAGTATGATAAGGACCAGAAGAGTCAATATAACCGGTACATTGAGAAATAGTTCTCTCAAATTGGCGGCTATTACAAGCGTTGCTCGAGGAAATTTGAAGGCATGAATGACATTTTTATTGGAAAATATCGCCCGGCTGCTTGCATTAATGGATCTAATAGAAAATTGAAAGAAAAAAACACCAATAATCAAATAAGAAACAAAATTTTCAATTCCTCGTCCTGACTTCAACAATATACCCATAACAAAAAAGAACATAAGACCATTGAGTACCGGGCTTATAATTAACCAAGCACTGCCGAGCTTGTCTTTCTCATTATTAGTGCTTACTTTTGCTTTAGCGTCATAATAGATAAAATGGCGATAATCCCAAATTGAAACAATATAGTCTAAAAAAGAAGGCCTAGCGCCCACGCGTTTCAAACGGCGTAAATTGACTGAAGTTTCTACTACGGTCGGTTGAGGACCGCTAGTTGCATCGTTTGGCGCAGCCATACTATCTATCCTTCAATTCATCATAGTTTCTCGCGTACACCGATGCATTAGATGCCCAAGTCCGCGTCTCGAGTACCATGTCACGACCCTTGAGTCCAAGCCTGTCCATCTCATTTTTATCAAGCAAAAGGCAGGAGAGTGTTTCCGCCAAGCTGCCAATATTATCCGGTCCGTAGAGTTTACCGTTGACGCCGTCTTCCACTATCTCTCGCAGTGCCGGTAGATCACTTGCCACCACGGGCCTGGCACACGACAGAGCCTCGACTGGTTTCAGCGGAGTGACAGCGCGCGTGACAGGAAGATCTTTTCGAGGTACAACAAAGATATCCAGCGCCTGATGATAGACCCGTGCCTGTTCCCTTGGTACTCGGCCCGTAAAGATTACTATATTTGAGAGATTCAGATGCCGCACACGTTCCTTCAGCGCTGGAGCTACAGGCCCGCTACCTACAATCAATAGCCTGAGATTCGGGAATCCAGGAGCTAGTAGTGCGAACGCCTCTATCAGGTCATCCATTCCTTCATAATCAACCAAGGAACTTACAGTGCCAATGTAGTCGCATCCAGTATCTAGACCGAGCTTGGTTCTGGCTACGGTGTGAGTTTCTGGCTTTTGAAGGAAGTCACCACCTACAGCGTTAGGCACCATAATAATCTTGCAATCAGGAACTCCCTGTGCAACTATGCCAGCTTTCATGACCCTGCCCAAGGTGGCTACCGAATTGGCTTTCCGCATCACCGATGTTTCAGAGCTTTGGAAAGCCTTGTAACGCTGACTAGACTTTGCGGCGCTGGTTCGCGAAGAAGCCCAAGTATCTATCAACTGTCCGCGCACTTCATAGACCCATGGAATCCCGAGGGCTTCTGCCACTGCACCGACCACTAGCCCGTTCGTAAAATGTGTTGTGGTATGTAATATTTCGGGGCGAAACTCAAGAGCGATCTGCAGCAGCTCCGCCGCTTCCTGTTGTACTCTCTCGTCTGCTGTCTTCGCCAACCGTGAAGGTATCATTCTACGGTACGTAATACCATTAACAACGTCTTCGCCAGCGGCAAATATTTTCCCTACCTGAACAGGATATCCAAGGCGCGTGACAGCCAATATCTCTGCGCCAAGATCTTGTTGAGCCGTGAGAATGGAATGAGACCGTTGTGCGTAGCCACTGGTTGTATGGGGCAACGAGTTCGTCAGGAAATGCAATACTCTGCCTGGAACTGGCACCATAGCCACCGGCACCAACTCGGGTCCCTGTCCTGAAAGTAACCGCATTTCCCCCACAAGTCGGCTTCGTTGACGCTTCATGGTTCCACGTTGTCCGGTGAGAGCCTGAACAGCACCTGACATGTCACCGTCGTACCATCTACGACGCGCCAAAGTTGCTGGGTAACGTTTGCACTCAGAAGCTAGTGACAGGAACTTGTCCGCCCAGTCCGGGCGTCCCGCCGCTAAGCAGATTTCTGCAACCAAGCGAGCTCTATTCCCCTGAGCACCGTGTGCCAGCGCTGTGACCAATTTACGTTCCAAACCTCGGATATCACCCGCTACATGCGTGGCCAAAAGAGCGGCCGGAGCGGATGACCCAGAAAGTCCCTTGGCAACCAGCCGAACAGTGGGCGACAGCAGGCTGTCCGGCACAAGCCGTGAAATCTGTAGGACCAAAAGTATGGGGTCATCAGATAAATGCCGGATTGCGGTGCCAGCCGCTAGGGAAATATTCCTTATCCTCATACTTTTGACACATCATTGCCCGAAACAAGAGAAATGGCATGCATATATTTTGCTGCCAAAACAGGGTAGTTGGCATGTGATTGAACCCAAGAACGGCCAGTTGTGCCGGCGTTCAAACGGCTGCGGTCCGCAGCCAGTTCGCGCCACAGTGAAGCTATAGCTTCTGAATTGCACGCCACAACGTCGCCGGCGCTGGCAGCCGTAATTATGCGTGAAGCTTCTCCCCGGACAATTGCAGTCACGTGGCGGCCTATGGCCATCACTTCATAGGTCTTGGATGGCACAGTTGCCTCAAAGGACTTCCAATCATCCCTCAACGACACTATGCAGGTGTCTGCGGATTTGTAGCGATCCAGCACAGCCTGGCCGTGGAGTGAATCGTGAAAGGTCACAGGAGCACCAAGCTCAGCAGCAAGCTTGATCAACTGGGGCCTATGCGTGCCATGGCCTACCATATGCAAGTGCATTGAACCACCAACCAGCGCGCTGGCCCTGATCACAGCGTCCAGGCGCTGACTTTGCCCATGATTACCTAGATACAGCACCTCCAAAACATCTCGCGTTAACTCAGGTGCAGCAAACGCAGGCACTAGATCTACGTCTAAGCCGTTGCTGACGGTAAGTACATTCTCAACTCCCCGCGCACGCAGAGTTTCAGCGAAACCTTGAGTGACGGCAATCACTAAATCGGCTCGTAGCTGAATAGACTCTACAACTCTTTCAATCATGCTCTTGACGTTTCCCTTGACGATCCGGGCATCTCGAGCAAGATCGGGCCAAGCATCCCGCATCTCGACAATGAGCGGTACACGCCGGACCTTGGCAACCACGAACCCAGCCACAAGAATGGGCAGGCTCGGAACTGTGACAATCACGGCGTCAGCTTTTCGCCAAAATATCCCAGCGGGGATTGACATCGCAGCGGAGAAAATCTGGTCTAAAAGCCGCGCGAGGTGGAAGTTACCGCTGTGTGGAAGGTATGGAATGCGTAGAATCCGCTCACCATGGATCCCCTGCTGAGTCCGGAAAGGTCTACCGGCAAGATTGCTGTGTAGCGTTCTTTTCCCTTGCGGAAAATGGGCCACTGGAACAACCACGTCCATTTCCCAGCCTGCAGAAATAAATTCTCGGCCTAATGAAGACCATCGCCGCTGGGGCGGACTGTTCTCCGGCCAGTATGAATGCGCAAGGAGCATGACGCGCATGCGCGAGGTTGTGTCTGTCTTATTGGTCATGAGCGTACTATTTCTCGGACACCGTGGCAGGATTTCCGACCCGTTTACGACCGCTTCGCATGAATCGCATATACCACAGACCAATAATAACTAGGAGACCAATCACCATCAGCTTCACTAAGCTGGTGTTTTCCGAAGCAGGAGTAGCTGAAGCCATGGCCGCACCTGCAGCAGGTGCGGGGATGCTATTCGTTGGCTGCGCGGAGGATGTTGGAGGTGCCGCAGCTGATGTAGATGGGGCCGCGCTAGTCGCGGCAGCGGTAGTTTCCGGACTGGTGGGTTCCGGCTCAACCGTTTCTATTTCTGGCACCACCGGTTCAACTACGGGCTGTACTGGCTGTACCTCCACTGGCGGCTCGAAAAGACCCCCATCCCCGGGTGCGGTCGCGGGAGGAGCCGACCCAGCTGGAGCAGGACCAGCCGAAGGAGGCGGTTCGTTCTCAGTAGTCGGCGATGGAAGCGTCCCAGGAGGCGTTGTTGGGATAGGTGGAGTAGTTTGGTCCCCTGGCGGAGGTGTGTCGCCCTCAACCGGCTCTGTCGTTTGTTTACCACCCGGGTCGGTCAAGACGTCTGCCGGGTTTGCCCTGGCAGCGTATGACTGTTCCAGCAGTGCGGAAATGAGGAGCATGAACACTAGGCAGATGCGCACTAGACCTGGAGGCGCAACAAGTAGTCTCAAACTAGTCTCACTTCCCCATCAGCAATTTGGCACATTATTTTGCCCTGTTTAGCTCAACTGATTTCGGAAAGAACCGGCACCATCAGGGCATGGTTGTTGGATTCCCGGACTAGATGATCCAACTAAAATACCATACAGCGATCAAATCAAGCAGCTATGAGCTGTTTCTTCCCCTGTTGAGCCGACCTAAAAGATCGCACTTTCTACCACCAGATCCTTGCCTTAAGACGGTTAGCCGATTCCGGCGCTCTCCAAATATGCAGCAAGGGAATCATCTGTCAGGGCCTTGGAGACGGCCGCTATGGCGGCATTGTCCGGCAGAACAATTGATTGTCCATCGGCACTAGTCCCGGTACCCAAGTTTGGCAGCGTGAATGACTTTACGTTAGAGCTGCGAATATCTCGCAGGCTCACCGCAAGTTTTCCAATAGTGGCCGAGTCCAGACCGCTATCAACCGTCATATAGGGAGAAACGCGACCCACGAGGTCATTAATTCTTAGCGGGTTGGCTAGGGTCGAAGGCGTAAGGACAGAATTCATCACAGCTTTTAAAAACGCCTGTTGGTTACGGACGCGCTGGTAGTCGCCATCAGTAAACGCATAGCGCTCCCGC
This genomic window from Arthrobacter sp. TMP15 contains:
- a CDS encoding ABC transporter permease — protein: MAAPNDATSGPQPTVVETSVNLRRLKRVGARPSFLDYIVSIWDYRHFIYYDAKAKVSTNNEKDKLGSAWLIISPVLNGLMFFFVMGILLKSGRGIENFVSYLIIGVFFFQFSIRSINASSRAIFSNKNVIHAFKFPRATLVIAANLRELFLNVPVILTLLVLIILLPPDERVTLKWLLIVPIISLQFIFNLGFGLIVARMSSRFNDVNQILTYGMRAWMYLSCMFFSIDRFSDMPIVMKVMEHNPLYQVLFMARGALIYDTIPSWNSWTVLALWSFAMLAFGTVYFWKAEESYGREY
- a CDS encoding glycosyltransferase family 4 protein encodes the protein MKRQRSRLVGEMRLLSGQGPELVPVAMVPVPGRVLHFLTNSLPHTTSGYAQRSHSILTAQQDLGAEILAVTRLGYPVQVGKIFAAGEDVVNGITYRRMIPSRLAKTADERVQQEAAELLQIALEFRPEILHTTTHFTNGLVVGAVAEALGIPWVYEVRGQLIDTWASSRTSAAKSSQRYKAFQSSETSVMRKANSVATLGRVMKAGIVAQGVPDCKIIMVPNAVGGDFLQKPETHTVARTKLGLDTGCDYIGTVSSLVDYEGMDDLIEAFALLAPGFPNLRLLIVGSGPVAPALKERVRHLNLSNIVIFTGRVPREQARVYHQALDIFVVPRKDLPVTRAVTPLKPVEALSCARPVVASDLPALREIVEDGVNGKLYGPDNIGSLAETLSCLLLDKNEMDRLGLKGRDMVLETRTWASNASVYARNYDELKDR
- a CDS encoding glycosyltransferase family 4 protein, translating into MTNKTDTTSRMRVMLLAHSYWPENSPPQRRWSSLGREFISAGWEMDVVVPVAHFPQGKRTLHSNLAGRPFRTQQGIHGERILRIPYLPHSGNFHLARLLDQIFSAAMSIPAGIFWRKADAVIVTVPSLPILVAGFVVAKVRRVPLIVEMRDAWPDLARDARIVKGNVKSMIERVVESIQLRADLVIAVTQGFAETLRARGVENVLTVSNGLDVDLVPAFAAPELTRDVLEVLYLGNHGQSQRLDAVIRASALVGGSMHLHMVGHGTHRPQLIKLAAELGAPVTFHDSLHGQAVLDRYKSADTCIVSLRDDWKSFEATVPSKTYEVMAIGRHVTAIVRGEASRIITAASAGDVVACNSEAIASLWRELAADRSRLNAGTTGRSWVQSHANYPVLAAKYMHAISLVSGNDVSKV